In Solanum pennellii chromosome 7, SPENNV200, the following are encoded in one genomic region:
- the LOC107024853 gene encoding uncharacterized protein LOC107024853, giving the protein MIIWDAPMARRQTIETVDKIFRGIMDIDKSFGGKVMVFGGDFRQVLPVVPKLTRAEIINASLVKSYLFHLIEKIQFTRNMRARTDPTFSEFLLRVGNGDEPTIRDNLILLPEQMTIKYSRDGIPKESIIKEICQNLRENAATTKYVTERAILASRNDHVDKLNDKLISQFTGKSKIFNSFDSAEDDTNNY; this is encoded by the coding sequence ATGATTATATGGGATGCACCAATGGCCAGACGACAAACAATAGAAACGGTCGACAAGATCTTCAGAGGCATAATGGACATCGATAAATCATTCGGTGGAAAAGTCATGGTCTTTGGAGGAGATTTTCGGCAGGTATTACCAGTTGTTCCAAAATTAACTAGAGCAGAAATTATAAATGCAAGCTTGGTAAAATCATATCTCTTTCATTTGATTGAGAAGATTCAATTTACAAGAAATATGAGAGCAAGAACAGATCCAACATTCAGTGAGTTCTTACTTCGAGTGGGTAACGGTGATGAACCAACAATAAGAGACAATTTAATTCTACTCCCAGAGCAGATGACTATCAAATATTCTCGGGACGGAATTCCAAAAGAATCCATAATAAAAGAGATATGTCAGAACCTGCGAGAAAATGCTGCCACTACAAAATATGTCACTGAAAGAGCTATTTTAGCAAGCAGAAATGACCATGTGGATAAACTTAATGACAAGTTAATATCCCAGTTCACAGGTAAAAGCAAGATATTTAATAGCTTTGACTCAGCAGAAGATGACACCAACAACTATTAG